In Cyanobacterium sp. T60_A2020_053, the sequence ACTGATATAAGGCACGGTGCGCCCCATAACTAACCTTGGGGACAGGGTGTTTTAAAAAGGGTTTAAGTAAATTTACCTCATTTTTTGCCTGTAAAGTGCCTAAAGCCTCTAATATTGCCTCGTAGGGTTGATATAGGTGAGGTTTATCAGCCACTGTGTCAGTGCCATAGGCAGTTAATTGATCATCTTGGATGGCTGGTTGAAGTAAAGCAGAGAGGGGAGAAATAGCGCGCTTATCCCCTAACATTTCCAGAGACTGCGCCGCCGATTCCCTGACATAATAATCCTCACAATCAAGAGCATTAATTAAAGGTAAGACGGCTTCAGCATTACCTAATTTGCCTAACGCTTTAGCACTATTACGGCGTAAAGGATAACCACCATCGGGCGCTATATCTCGATTATCGTCCAAACCGAGGAGGAGGGCGCTGATTGCTTCTGGGGTATTGACTCGAAATTTTCCTAACCACCAAGCGGCATAATAACGCAATCCTAAATCTTCCGTTTGAATTAAATTTTGGATAGCAATTTCTGGAGTTAAATTAGGTGCTTCCGTCATAATGAAAAAGTGGTGTCGTGAGGGTAAATGGATAATGGACAATTATGAATCCTTACTATCTTAGTGTAGGATTATGTAATCTTACACTTCAACCGCATTTTTATTCAAAAAGCGTGATTTTGCGTATGTTTTGATGCTTGTCGTGTGTCTTCACCCTTATAAATCGTTACTTCTGAGTTTATTCAGCAAAACCTATTTAGCTTAAAAAAGCAAAAGGGTTGTAACAAACAATATAAATCAAATGTGCCTTAGTGTATGCTCAAAAAACATCTTTGCACCTTCGCGCCTTTGCGAGACATATTAAATAAATCGAAAAATCAAAAAACATGAGCAAAACTTAATAGACCTCAAAACCTGATACAATCTTCATGGTAAAATGAAAAGCCATGGTCTGCTTCACATTAATCGGGAATATAATTGATGCCTAAAATCGGTGTTATCTACAACGATGTTAAACCTATTGCCTGTCAAGTTGCGACAGAATTAAATTCGACCTTAACGGCTCAAGGTCATCAGGTTTTCCTCGCCACAGGATATACTGGTATTTTAGGTTATTCTTACCCTCATCGTCCCGTGTGTCATAGCCCCATCGAACAAATTGCCGAACCTGAATTTGACCAAGATATGGATTTTGCCATAGTTTTAGGGGGTGATGGTACAGTTTTATCAGCTTGTCGTCAGGTAGCGCCCCACAATATTCCTCTTTTAGCGGTGAATACTGGTCATTTGGGCTTTTTAACTGAAATTTATCTTCATCAACTAGACAGCGCCCTCCATCAAGTGCTGAAGGGTGATTTTTGCGTTGAAGGGCGCTCCATGATTAAGGTTACAGTAATTCGAGAAGGTACTACCCTTTGGGAGGCATTATGTTTGAATGAAGTAGTAGTACACCGAGAACCATTAACCAGTATGTGCCATTTTGAGATCGAAATAGGGCGACACGCGCCGGTGGATATTGCTGCCGATGGTATCATTATATCAACTCCTACTGGTTCAACGGCTTACTCTCTTAGTGCTGGAGGTCCAGTTGTCACCCCTGATGTGCCTGTCTTTCAACTAGCGCCCATCTGCCCCCATTCCCTTGCCTCACGGGCATTGGTGTTTTCCGATCAAGAACCTGTTACCATTTATCCCGCTACAGATAATCAAATGGTGATGGTAGGGGATGGTAATGCTGGATGTTATATCTTACCAGATGATCAGGTGCGCATCGTGCGCTCTGCTTTTTCTGCGCAATTTATTCGCTTACAAGCGCCCGAATTTTTCCGCATTTTACGGGAGAA encodes:
- a CDS encoding NAD(+) kinase, with protein sequence MPKIGVIYNDVKPIACQVATELNSTLTAQGHQVFLATGYTGILGYSYPHRPVCHSPIEQIAEPEFDQDMDFAIVLGGDGTVLSACRQVAPHNIPLLAVNTGHLGFLTEIYLHQLDSALHQVLKGDFCVEGRSMIKVTVIREGTTLWEALCLNEVVVHREPLTSMCHFEIEIGRHAPVDIAADGIIISTPTGSTAYSLSAGGPVVTPDVPVFQLAPICPHSLASRALVFSDQEPVTIYPATDNQMVMVGDGNAGCYILPDDQVRIVRSAFSAQFIRLQAPEFFRILREKLGWGLPHIAKPSSVELLH
- a CDS encoding HEAT repeat domain-containing protein, coding for MTEAPNLTPEIAIQNLIQTEDLGLRYYAAWWLGKFRVNTPEAISALLLGLDDNRDIAPDGGYPLRRNSAKALGKLGNAEAVLPLINALDCEDYYVRESAAQSLEMLGDKRAISPLSALLQPAIQDDQLTAYGTDTVADKPHLYQPYEAILEALGTLQAKNEVNLLKPFLKHPVPKVSYGAHRALYQLTGDNIYGEKLVEALQGKELQLRRSALMDLGAMGYVKGATAIASAYAENSLKLIAMKGLLEHQINFDQQTNQSLSHDTIMIMDLMDSLL